The genomic segment TCACTTCTGACATTTTCAATTGGGAAAGGTTTATGGGGAATTTCAACGTTAAGAAATTCACACAGTGGTTTCCAGCCATCTTTCACGTTGTAGACTAAAAGTTTTTGACTTGGGCATATCGATTTAACATACAAATTATGCTGACGATATCTTGACCTAATAGgaataataatataacaatattaaagtcaggtatttcaatttaattgggGTTTTATAAACAACAGTATGAGCAAACTTAGTTTTGGGGTCTATTGTTGTTAAACATATAAGTGTAAAATTAGTATAGTATTTATAACCTGCTTGAAACCAATCAATTTATATCGGTATGTTGGAAATTATCTGTCGTAAATCATAAAACTTGACGATAGTAATAACTAATAATCACCTTAAAAACGTTTCCCGAGGCTTGCCAAACATTCGAGGAACACCAAGATAAGGTGGAATGAAAGCATTCTCCAATTGATGGAACTCGCGACGTAGAGGACCGGCAAATAATAGATGAAAAAGGTACAACACCATTTCATTCGTTCTTAAACAAGAGAATAGAGTTCAGAAGGACACGAAAGccaatgcaaaatattttacctACAATCTCGTCAAAATCCTATCCTGAACAATGCTGGAACTATAAAACGGCTACCGTATCTGTGGACTTTTTCAGAACAACAACAAGTTGAAGAAGAAAACCGACAACAATTCAACAAAGCTATCCAGAGGTcgatttcgtgtccaaaaagtaATGTATACACAAATATTAGTCTGATAGCGAGTTCATCACGTTATTGCAGATTCACCATGGGTACGGAAGGAGTTTGATCGTGGATAGCATGTAGCGATAAACCAAGAGTAAAAGTAAATTGCACATCACTCACGGAGCAAACTTGTTGGTAACTTCAAAATGGTTTTTCATGCTTTCATACCATTCGTCTTCGCTTGATCTCACAGTTAGGATAACCTGcagaatttttaaatattttagctGTCGACGCTTATATGTCAAAGTCCGTTTCTAGGCCATTGATTTATTTACCTTTGCGTCTGGAAACGCTTCCATTATATTCTCCCAAACCGCTGCTGCAGGCCAATCCATCACTGCATCGACATTCCCTAGAATCCGTTGGTAATCTTGTATTGTAGCGGTATTGTCTAAAATCTATAATGTACGTTTTAATGTAGTTTTCCGAGTTCACGAATAAAAACTATAGAGTCCAATTCCCACCTATACTTATTGTAGTAGTTATAATGGAAtaagatttttttattaatattcaaatcTTCTCATTACTTTAGCTTTATTTTTAAACGTTTCATTTCCTTTTTATCCACGTCAACGCACATAAATCCCAAAActtgattgttgataaaaatgaaaatatatacctTGTCCCATAATTCTTTGTCATAATGAAATTGTTCGAATACATCGTGAACATTGTAGCCAATAATTCTCAGTGCTTCGGCAATGGTTTTCGTACCGGTTTTACCTAAGCCAGCGCATATTATCTTCATtatgcaataaatataaaaactttgAAAAGTATGAAGGAGATAACGTATATTCAATGCTAGACGAAAGATATAATTAATTTGCAAAATGAGCCTAGAAATTGATccctttattttacaaaaacgTAGCATAATTATTCAATATTCTCAAAATGTTAATTAATAAAACCATGGTGAACCATTTCATATCAAGGTGAGCAGTCTCGGTAAATTTCGTCGTATTTTCATGCTTGGTTCGAACATTTCCCTACCATTTCAATTGAACAATACACAAGTCATTATTTTGCGCTCATGAACTTGTACGACTCGTAGCGACAACAGTGGACTCAAAGTGCATTATTGCAGTGACTTGAAAACGAAGGAACAAACTAGTTGGCAGACTTCCGTCATTATCGAAGGCGTAACGACTAACGAGCAAGCTCTGAGTCAGCA from the Styela clava chromosome 5, kaStyClav1.hap1.2, whole genome shotgun sequence genome contains:
- the LOC120344580 gene encoding uncharacterized protein LOC120344580; the encoded protein is MLRFCKIKGSISRLILQINYIFRLALNIRYLLHTFQSFYIYCIMKIICAGLGKTGTKTIAEALRIIGYNVHDVFEQFHYDKELWDKILDNTATIQDYQRILGNVDAVMDWPAAAVWENIMEAFPDAKVILTVRSSEDEWYESMKNHFEVTNKFAPTNEMVLYLFHLLFAGPLRREFHQLENAFIPPYLGVPRMFGKPRETFLRSRYRQHNLYVKSICPSQKLLVYNVKDGWKPLCEFLNVEIPHKPFPIENVRSEIIRKYMNKTWKYDCGLQRKIEKQVIFRLGTLLIVFVAIVFFIFF